A window of Campylobacter cuniculorum DSM 23162 = LMG 24588 contains these coding sequences:
- the fabI gene encoding enoyl-ACP reductase FabI: MLMEGKKGLIVGVANNKSIAYGIAKACASQGAKLAFTFLNEALKKRVEPIAAELGSNFVYELDVNNEEHLNQIPQKIQKDLTALDFVVHAVAYAPKEALENSFLQTSKEAFDVAMQTSVYSLLSLTRSLLPVLKDNASILTLSYLGGVKYVPHYNVMGVAKAALESSVRYLARDLGLRGIRVNAISAGPIKTLAASGIGDFRMILKYNEINAPLKRNVSIEDVGNSAMYLLSDLARGVTGEIHYVDSGYNIMGMGDVELDDEGNTILCWDNKNK, encoded by the coding sequence ATGTTAATGGAAGGTAAAAAAGGTCTTATCGTAGGAGTAGCAAATAATAAATCCATAGCTTATGGCATAGCTAAAGCGTGTGCTTCACAAGGTGCAAAACTTGCTTTTACTTTTTTAAATGAGGCTCTTAAAAAAAGAGTTGAACCTATCGCTGCTGAATTAGGGTCAAATTTTGTATATGAGCTTGATGTGAATAATGAAGAGCATTTAAATCAAATTCCACAAAAGATTCAAAAAGATTTAACCGCTCTTGATTTTGTCGTCCATGCGGTTGCTTATGCTCCTAAAGAAGCACTGGAAAATTCTTTCTTGCAAACTTCAAAAGAAGCTTTTGATGTAGCAATGCAAACTTCGGTGTATTCTTTGCTTTCTCTCACACGTTCGCTCTTGCCCGTATTAAAAGATAATGCTTCGATTTTAACTCTAAGCTATTTGGGTGGAGTGAAATATGTCCCGCATTATAATGTTATGGGTGTTGCAAAAGCAGCATTAGAGAGTTCTGTGCGTTATTTGGCGAGAGATTTGGGATTAAGAGGAATACGTGTCAATGCTATTTCTGCAGGACCGATTAAAACCTTAGCAGCAAGTGGAATAGGAGATTTTAGAATGATTTTAAAATACAATGAAATCAATGCACCACTCAAACGCAATGTGAGCATAGAAGATGTAGGAAATTCTGCAATGTATCTTTTAAGTGATTTAGCAAGAGGGGTTACAGGAGAAATTCACTATGTCGATTCAGGTTATAATATCATGGGTATGGGCGATGTGGAGCTTGATGATGAAGGAAATACCATACTTTGCTGGGATAATAAAAATAAATGA
- a CDS encoding triose-phosphate isomerase, whose protein sequence is MIFAANLKCNHTRESFKSYADALNKALKNKDEEIFVFPPNVAFLKEDLKFTQGTQNFYPCFKGAFTGEIGKEHLDEFGIKCVLIGHSERRILDNEALIKAKFDFAKEQNYTIFFCIGEDLKTKNLGNSKDFLKKQLEAIDLNYEKLIIAYEPIYSIGTGISADKEDISDILETLSVLTKAKLLYGGSVNENNIKEIQTIKHCSGVLIGSAALKIENFIKLIKG, encoded by the coding sequence ATGATTTTTGCAGCAAATTTAAAATGCAATCATACAAGAGAAAGTTTTAAATCCTATGCAGATGCTTTAAACAAGGCTCTTAAAAATAAAGATGAGGAAATTTTCGTTTTTCCACCAAATGTGGCTTTTTTAAAAGAAGATTTAAAATTCACTCAAGGGACTCAAAATTTTTACCCTTGTTTTAAGGGAGCCTTTACAGGAGAAATCGGTAAAGAGCATTTGGACGAATTTGGTATAAAATGTGTGCTCATAGGACATTCTGAAAGAAGAATTTTAGATAATGAAGCTTTGATTAAGGCTAAATTTGATTTTGCAAAAGAGCAAAATTATACCATCTTTTTTTGTATAGGAGAGGATTTAAAAACCAAAAATTTAGGAAATTCAAAAGATTTTCTAAAAAAACAACTCGAAGCTATAGACTTAAATTATGAAAAACTTATCATAGCCTATGAACCTATTTATTCTATAGGAACAGGTATCAGTGCGGATAAAGAAGATATTAGTGATATTTTAGAAACTCTAAGTGTTTTAACAAAGGCAAAACTTTTATATGGAGGTTCTGTGAATGAAAACAATATCAAAGAAATTCAAACGATAAAGCATTGTAGCGGTGTTTTAATCGGTTCTGCAGCTTTAAAAATAGAAAATTTTATAAAATTGATTAAAGGATAA
- a CDS encoding phosphoglycerate kinase, whose protein sequence is MSSDIISIKDIDLANKKVFIRCDFNVPQDDFLNITDDRRIRSVIPTIRYCLDNGCSVILASHLGRPKEFNSKYSLEPAAKRLARLMSKEVIMAKDVVGEDAKRKALNLKAGEILMLENLRFEKGETKNDENLAKELASMAEIYINDAFGVCHRAHASVEAITKFFKIKCAGFLLQKEISFANNLIKHPTRPFVAVVGGSKVSGKLQALTNLLPKVDKLIIGGGMAFTFLKALGYDIGNSLLEEELLEEANKILVKGKNLGVKIYLPVDVVAAASCSSDAVVKFVPSQEIPSGWMGLDIGPASVRLFREAISDAQTIWWNGPMGVFEIDKFSKGSIKMSHYIAESYATTVVGGGDTADVVARAGDADEITFISTGGGASLELIEGKELPGVKPLRMKVNE, encoded by the coding sequence ATGAGTAGTGATATTATTTCGATTAAAGATATAGATTTAGCTAATAAAAAAGTTTTCATTCGTTGTGATTTCAATGTCCCACAAGATGATTTTTTAAACATCACCGATGACAGACGCATTCGCTCGGTGATTCCTACGATAAGGTATTGTTTGGATAATGGTTGTAGCGTGATTTTGGCTTCTCATTTAGGACGACCTAAAGAATTTAATTCCAAATACTCCCTTGAACCTGCAGCCAAAAGACTTGCAAGATTGATGAGTAAAGAAGTGATTATGGCAAAAGATGTTGTGGGTGAAGATGCAAAAAGGAAGGCTTTAAATTTAAAAGCAGGTGAAATTTTAATGCTTGAAAATTTACGTTTTGAAAAAGGTGAAACCAAAAACGATGAAAATCTTGCTAAAGAACTTGCATCAATGGCTGAAATTTATATCAATGATGCCTTTGGTGTGTGTCATAGAGCCCATGCAAGTGTAGAGGCTATAACAAAATTTTTTAAGATTAAATGTGCAGGATTTTTACTTCAAAAAGAAATTAGCTTTGCAAATAATTTGATTAAACACCCTACAAGACCCTTTGTAGCAGTTGTAGGAGGTTCTAAAGTGAGTGGCAAACTTCAAGCTCTTACAAATTTACTTCCAAAAGTAGATAAACTCATCATCGGCGGAGGTATGGCATTTACTTTTCTTAAAGCTTTGGGCTATGATATAGGGAATTCGCTTTTAGAGGAAGAGCTTTTAGAGGAAGCAAATAAAATTTTAGTTAAAGGAAAAAATTTAGGTGTGAAGATTTATTTACCCGTAGATGTGGTTGCTGCGGCTTCTTGCTCAAGTGATGCGGTGGTTAAATTTGTGCCTTCTCAAGAAATTCCAAGTGGTTGGATGGGGCTTGATATTGGTCCAGCAAGTGTAAGACTTTTTAGAGAGGCAATTTCAGACGCACAAACCATATGGTGGAATGGTCCTATGGGTGTTTTTGAGATTGATAAATTCAGCAAGGGAAGCATTAAAATGAGTCATTATATCGCCGAGAGTTATGCTACAACCGTCGTTGGAGGCGGGGATACAGCTGATGTGGTTGCAAGGGCTGGAGATGCAGATGAGATTACTTTCATCTCCACAGGTGGGGGAGCCTCGCTTGAACTTATCGAGGGAAAAGAGCTTCCGGGCGTTAAACCATTAAGAATGAAGGTCAATGAATGA
- the gap gene encoding type I glyceraldehyde-3-phosphate dehydrogenase — protein MAIKIAINGFGRIGRCVARIISQRDDVELVAINDTSEIELMEYLFKYDSVHGEFKGEVKAKDGELIINNQTIKVFKTREAKELDFAKYGAQIVLECTGANLTQEKCQIFLDKGIEKLIMSAPAKDDTPTYVLGVNSKFYKGERMISNASCTTNCLGPVCRVLQDNFGIKKGLMTTIHAYTNGQSIIDSKARDKRRSRAAAQNIIPTSTGAAKAMKLVMPELNGKLHGQSMRVPVIDVSSVDLTAQLEKKVSKDEINDAFRKAAQGDLKGILLVDDEERVSSDFITCPYGAIVASDLTQVICDDLIKVIAWYDNEWGYSSRLVDMAVYIMKA, from the coding sequence ATGGCTATAAAAATTGCTATAAATGGTTTTGGACGCATTGGAAGGTGTGTAGCAAGAATCATCTCTCAAAGAGATGATGTAGAACTTGTTGCGATTAATGATACGAGTGAAATAGAGCTTATGGAATATCTTTTTAAATATGATTCAGTTCATGGTGAATTTAAAGGAGAAGTTAAAGCTAAAGATGGAGAATTGATAATCAATAATCAAACAATCAAAGTTTTTAAAACGCGTGAGGCAAAAGAGCTTGATTTTGCAAAATATGGAGCACAAATTGTATTAGAATGCACGGGAGCAAATTTGACTCAAGAAAAATGTCAAATTTTTTTAGACAAAGGAATTGAAAAATTGATTATGAGTGCTCCTGCAAAAGATGATACTCCAACTTATGTTTTAGGTGTTAATTCTAAGTTTTATAAAGGCGAAAGAATGATTTCAAATGCGAGCTGCACTACAAATTGCTTAGGTCCTGTGTGTCGTGTTTTGCAAGATAATTTTGGGATTAAAAAAGGCTTAATGACAACCATTCACGCCTATACAAATGGGCAAAGTATCATTGATTCAAAGGCTAGAGACAAAAGAAGAAGTCGTGCGGCTGCACAAAATATTATCCCAACTTCAACCGGTGCAGCAAAAGCTATGAAACTTGTAATGCCAGAGCTTAACGGAAAACTTCACGGACAAAGTATGAGAGTTCCGGTTATTGATGTTTCAAGCGTGGATTTAACTGCTCAACTTGAAAAAAAAGTGAGTAAAGATGAGATTAATGACGCTTTTAGAAAGGCGGCTCAAGGCGATTTAAAAGGCATTTTACTTGTTGATGATGAGGAGAGAGTTTCAAGTGATTTTATCACTTGTCCCTATGGAGCCATTGTAGCAAGCGATTTAACTCAAGTCATTTGTGATGATTTGATTAAAGTGATTGCTTGGTATGATAATGAATGGGGTTATTCTTCTCGTTTAGTCGATATGGCAGTTTATATTATGAAGGCTTAA
- the nadD gene encoding nicotinate (nicotinamide) nucleotide adenylyltransferase, translated as MKIALFGGSFDPPHNGHNAIVKEALNTLDIDKLIIMPTFISPFKEKVSADAEQRLKWVKKLWGHLKKVEISNYEIKQMRPVPSIESVEYLNKIYKTKKFYLLIGADHLNSLHLWHDFEKLSHLVEFVVAKRDDIEIPKQFKDLDTKVKISSSFIRETLDTHEICEEIKDEVKKYYLQKH; from the coding sequence ATGAAAATCGCACTTTTTGGTGGTAGTTTTGACCCACCACATAATGGACACAATGCTATTGTTAAAGAGGCTTTAAATACGCTTGATATTGATAAACTCATTATTATGCCAACTTTTATCAGCCCTTTTAAAGAAAAAGTAAGTGCCGATGCAGAGCAAAGGCTTAAATGGGTGAAAAAACTTTGGGGACATTTAAAAAAAGTAGAAATTTCAAACTATGAAATCAAGCAAATGCGTCCTGTTCCGAGCATTGAAAGTGTTGAATATTTAAATAAAATTTACAAAACTAAAAAATTTTATTTACTCATAGGGGCTGATCATTTAAATTCTCTCCATCTTTGGCATGATTTTGAAAAACTCTCTCATTTGGTTGAATTTGTAGTAGCCAAACGCGACGATATAGAAATTCCAAAGCAATTTAAAGACCTTGATACAAAGGTAAAAATTTCTTCTTCTTTTATTCGTGAAACTTTAGATACTCATGAAATTTGTGAGGAAATTAAAGATGAGGTTAAAAAATATTATTTACAAAAACATTGA
- the rsfS gene encoding ribosome silencing factor, protein MQKRIASIVKILDEKKAEDIKVVDMSEEEYFVSFVIICTSLGQKHTLALIDELQTKLKNEEFLHIESGEEWSVLDLADIMIHIFDENLRKIYQIENLLDELKKGKFNPSKTL, encoded by the coding sequence ATGCAAAAAAGAATCGCTTCAATCGTTAAAATTTTAGATGAAAAAAAGGCAGAAGACATTAAAGTTGTGGATATGAGTGAAGAAGAATATTTTGTTAGCTTTGTCATCATTTGCACAAGTTTGGGACAAAAACATACTTTAGCTTTGATTGATGAATTGCAAACAAAACTTAAAAATGAGGAATTTTTACACATAGAAAGCGGAGAGGAATGGAGTGTGCTTGATTTAGCAGATATTATGATTCATATTTTTGATGAAAATTTAAGAAAAATTTATCAAATTGAGAATTTACTTGATGAACTTAAAAAAGGAAAATTCAATCCTTCTAAAACATTATAA
- a CDS encoding gamma-glutamyl-gamma-aminobutyrate hydrolase family protein, whose amino-acid sequence MIIAISSSSMKIKTNIFPDKFYLNADYVKSLLALKQDLGVMMIPYCNKQNAKELLKRSDGLILSGGFDISPCIYGEKPKKLLGKTCKKRDIFELDLLECALEIGLNVFGICRGMQLINVFFGGHLYQDLSYMKTEQNHIQKEKPSKASHRVKIIENSFLSAFLPKNIWVNSFHHQAISSLGENLKICAKNKKIIEGIELKESKNLVFGVQWHPEVMKDQYSKLIFEKFLENCCRNEK is encoded by the coding sequence ATGATTATCGCAATTTCTTCAAGTTCAATGAAAATAAAAACAAATATTTTTCCTGATAAATTTTATCTTAATGCTGATTATGTAAAAAGCTTACTTGCTTTAAAGCAAGATTTAGGTGTGATGATGATTCCCTATTGCAATAAACAAAATGCAAAAGAGCTGTTAAAACGAAGTGATGGTTTGATTTTAAGCGGTGGTTTTGATATTAGCCCTTGTATTTATGGAGAAAAACCTAAAAAACTTTTGGGAAAAACTTGTAAAAAAAGGGATATTTTTGAGCTTGATTTGCTCGAATGTGCTTTGGAGATTGGATTAAATGTGTTTGGAATTTGTCGCGGTATGCAATTGATTAATGTCTTTTTTGGTGGTCATTTGTATCAAGATCTTTCTTATATGAAAACGGAGCAAAATCACATCCAAAAAGAAAAACCTTCAAAGGCAAGTCATAGGGTAAAAATTATCGAAAATTCCTTTCTTAGTGCATTTTTACCGAAGAATATTTGGGTGAATTCTTTTCATCATCAAGCCATCAGTTCTCTTGGTGAAAATTTAAAAATTTGTGCAAAAAATAAAAAAATAATCGAAGGTATAGAATTAAAAGAAAGTAAAAATTTGGTTTTTGGAGTCCAGTGGCATCCTGAAGTGATGAAAGATCAATACTCTAAGCTTATTTTTGAAAAATTCTTAGAAAATTGTTGCAGGAATGAAAAATGA
- a CDS encoding APC family permease: MNSKLGFFSVVLLGFNAIVGTGIFLLPNKIVALVGPFALVVVIFVAVLVFLIALCFAEVSAKFERNGGAYVYAREAFGEFVGFEVGFMKYAIAIIAWATMITGFSEAFGSFVFGINADIPTHFKAFTAVFLILLLTAMNLAGIGFSKIFNNTATLVKFTPLVCFILICLWYVRAENFTPFIALGTDDKGEILPFWDAFGMAALIIFYAFTGFESLAIAAEDYKNPKKDLPKALILVMLGICVFYLLIIGVSIGILGLDLAKSNAPIAAAFNVVFNGIGAFIVQIATLISIAGISIASSILTPRVGQAIAQDRLIPNFIAYKNKKGTPVYAILITGIITLALALYGTLIGSFAILAAISVISRFIQYVPTCLAVIALRKRKNLPQSPFKLPFIVPILAVLISFWLLFNAPLSDIIIGLGGLVIGAVFYIFAKIKNKNQI; this comes from the coding sequence ATGAATTCAAAATTAGGTTTTTTTAGCGTTGTTTTATTAGGGTTTAATGCTATTGTTGGCACCGGAATTTTTTTATTGCCAAATAAAATCGTAGCTCTTGTGGGTCCTTTTGCCCTTGTAGTGGTTATTTTTGTCGCTGTGCTTGTGTTTTTAATCGCTCTTTGTTTTGCGGAAGTTTCAGCTAAATTTGAAAGAAATGGCGGAGCCTATGTGTATGCAAGAGAGGCTTTTGGAGAATTCGTAGGCTTTGAAGTCGGTTTTATGAAATACGCAATAGCCATCATTGCATGGGCAACTATGATTACGGGATTTAGCGAAGCTTTTGGTTCTTTCGTTTTTGGTATCAATGCCGATATTCCAACGCATTTTAAAGCCTTTACAGCTGTGTTTTTAATCCTCTTGCTCACAGCAATGAATTTAGCAGGAATAGGATTTTCAAAGATTTTTAATAACACCGCCACTCTAGTCAAATTCACTCCGCTTGTATGTTTTATTTTGATTTGTCTTTGGTATGTTCGTGCTGAAAATTTTACCCCTTTCATTGCTCTTGGCACTGATGATAAAGGTGAAATTCTTCCTTTTTGGGACGCTTTTGGTATGGCAGCTTTGATTATATTTTATGCTTTTACGGGTTTTGAAAGCTTAGCAATTGCAGCAGAGGATTATAAAAATCCTAAAAAAGATTTACCAAAGGCTTTGATTTTAGTCATGTTAGGAATTTGTGTGTTTTATCTTTTGATTATCGGCGTATCCATTGGAATTTTAGGGCTTGACTTAGCAAAAAGCAATGCACCCATAGCCGCTGCTTTCAATGTTGTTTTTAATGGAATAGGAGCCTTTATCGTCCAAATTGCAACTTTAATTTCAATCGCAGGCATATCCATAGCAAGCTCAATCCTCACTCCACGCGTAGGACAAGCCATCGCACAAGATAGACTTATACCAAATTTCATTGCTTATAAAAATAAAAAAGGAACTCCCGTTTATGCAATTTTAATCACAGGAATCATCACCCTTGCCCTTGCACTTTATGGCACACTTATAGGCTCTTTTGCAATCTTAGCTGCAATTAGTGTCATTTCAAGATTCATTCAATATGTCCCAACTTGTCTTGCTGTAATCGCACTAAGAAAACGTAAAAACCTGCCTCAATCTCCTTTCAAACTCCCTTTTATAGTCCCCATTTTAGCTGTTTTAATCAGCTTTTGGTTGCTTTTTAATGCTCCGCTTTCAGACATCATCATAGGACTTGGAGGGCTTGTAATCGGCGCTGTGTTTTATATCTTTGCTAAGATAAAAAATAAAAATCAAATTTAA
- a CDS encoding phosphomannomutase/phosphoglucomutase, translating to MLDVIFREYDIRGIYGQELNRSSAKAIGFCLGLKMLEKKCKNVSVGYDARCSAGELFSYLVSGLNKAGIKVYNLGLIPTPLGYFSLYEGMKFDANIMITGSHNPKEYNGFKITIHKESFFGKELKEFSKEVYKHLDDEIEENLEAENYDILSLYIEFMKEQFKNLKGFDYEFIIDCGNGTAGVVIEPLIKALNLKARILFSKPDGQFPNHAPDPTEEKNLRAAQELLKQNSQFKFAFAFDGDADRMVALTRNHIFCGDELCYLFAKDIPNPRILAEVKSSQNLFDAVEKFGTIFMGKTGHSNIKKMMKEKRIDLAAEVSGHIFFKHRYFGYDDGIYAFLRALELIFKGYDLEDSIRALPQLYTTPELKIPAKEEQKFILVEKFKNAVKNGQLNGVKELCEIDGVRIKFEEGWALLRASNTSAYLITRFEARSEKEAQKIKTQVLELFEKIRAGI from the coding sequence ATGCTGGATGTGATTTTTAGAGAATATGATATTAGAGGAATTTATGGTCAAGAACTCAATCGAAGCAGTGCAAAGGCTATCGGTTTTTGTTTAGGTCTTAAAATGCTTGAAAAAAAATGCAAAAACGTCAGCGTTGGCTATGATGCAAGATGCAGTGCTGGCGAGCTTTTTTCTTATCTTGTGAGTGGTTTAAACAAAGCGGGGATTAAGGTTTATAATTTAGGACTTATCCCAACTCCTCTGGGATATTTTAGTCTCTATGAAGGAATGAAATTCGATGCAAATATTATGATAACAGGTTCGCACAATCCAAAAGAATATAATGGTTTTAAAATAACCATACATAAGGAAAGTTTCTTTGGAAAAGAACTCAAAGAATTTTCTAAAGAAGTTTATAAACATTTAGATGATGAGATTGAAGAGAATTTAGAGGCTGAAAATTATGATATTTTAAGTCTTTATATAGAATTTATGAAAGAGCAATTTAAAAATCTTAAGGGCTTTGATTATGAATTTATCATTGATTGTGGCAATGGTACCGCCGGAGTTGTGATAGAACCTTTGATAAAGGCTCTAAATTTAAAGGCTCGTATTTTATTTTCTAAGCCTGATGGGCAATTTCCAAATCACGCACCTGACCCTACTGAAGAGAAAAATTTAAGAGCCGCACAAGAGCTTTTAAAACAAAATTCGCAATTTAAATTCGCTTTTGCCTTTGATGGAGATGCCGATAGAATGGTAGCTTTAACGCGAAATCATATCTTTTGCGGAGATGAGCTTTGCTATCTTTTTGCCAAAGACATTCCAAATCCTAGAATTTTAGCAGAAGTGAAATCTTCTCAAAATTTATTTGACGCTGTTGAAAAATTTGGAACAATTTTTATGGGAAAAACAGGACATTCTAATATCAAAAAAATGATGAAAGAAAAAAGAATCGACTTAGCCGCTGAAGTGAGCGGACACATCTTTTTTAAGCATCGTTATTTTGGTTATGATGATGGAATTTATGCTTTTTTAAGGGCTTTAGAGCTTATTTTTAAGGGCTATGATTTAGAAGATTCCATCAGAGCTTTACCGCAACTTTACACAACACCAGAACTTAAAATTCCAGCAAAAGAAGAGCAAAAATTCATTCTTGTTGAAAAATTTAAAAATGCCGTTAAAAATGGACAATTAAATGGAGTGAAAGAGCTTTGTGAAATTGACGGAGTGAGGATAAAATTTGAAGAAGGTTGGGCTCTTTTGAGGGCATCAAATACAAGTGCTTATCTCATCACACGTTTTGAAGCAAGGAGTGAAAAAGAAGCTCAAAAAATCAAAACACAAGTACTAGAGCTTTTTGAAAAAATTCGAGCGGGAATTTAA
- the fliL gene encoding flagellar basal body-associated protein FliL, producing the protein MAEEEVENEEGGKKKKSGMLVIIIVIVLFVLLLSIMGVIAWLLSSSSQDESEVKEAPQEEVKGKAKAQSPNQRGSDFANIGPMYPLDPFTLNLLSDTGSRYVKCTIELEQNTDLLTTELDKKVAIIRDIIIRTLTAKTFEEISTAKGKERLKDELVGKINEVLTDGFIKNVYFTDFVVS; encoded by the coding sequence ATGGCAGAAGAAGAAGTAGAAAACGAAGAGGGTGGAAAAAAGAAAAAAAGCGGTATGCTTGTCATTATCATTGTCATTGTGTTATTTGTTTTACTTCTTAGCATAATGGGAGTGATTGCTTGGCTTTTAAGCTCATCTTCACAAGATGAAAGCGAGGTTAAAGAGGCACCGCAAGAAGAAGTTAAAGGCAAAGCAAAAGCTCAATCTCCCAATCAAAGGGGAAGCGATTTTGCAAATATAGGTCCTATGTATCCTCTTGATCCTTTTACACTCAATTTACTTAGCGATACAGGCTCAAGATATGTCAAATGCACGATAGAATTAGAGCAAAATACAGACCTCTTAACAACAGAGCTTGATAAAAAAGTTGCAATCATTCGCGATATAATCATTCGCACTCTTACAGCTAAGACCTTTGAGGAAATAAGCACAGCTAAGGGTAAGGAGAGATTAAAAGATGAACTTGTCGGTAAAATCAATGAAGTACTCACCGATGGTTTTATCAAAAATGTTTATTTTACAGATTTTGTCGTTTCTTAA
- the acpS gene encoding holo-ACP synthase, with translation MKIGCDLVSIARIEKIYQKHGEKFLDKFLDTDEQKLFKTSSSLAGLWAAKEAASKALGVGISLECSFFDIKISKDSKNAPKLDFSQKILKNFKVQTASLSISHDFGFAMAVVIVG, from the coding sequence ATGAAAATAGGCTGTGATCTTGTCAGTATCGCTAGAATTGAAAAAATTTATCAAAAACATGGGGAAAAATTTTTAGATAAATTTTTAGACACAGACGAGCAAAAACTTTTTAAAACAAGTTCAAGTCTTGCGGGACTTTGGGCAGCTAAAGAAGCAGCAAGTAAAGCTTTGGGCGTTGGAATCTCTTTAGAATGCAGTTTTTTTGATATAAAAATTTCAAAAGACTCTAAAAACGCTCCAAAGCTTGATTTTTCGCAAAAAATTCTAAAAAATTTTAAGGTCCAAACCGCTTCATTGAGTATTTCTCATGATTTTGGCTTTGCTATGGCTGTGGTGATTGTGGGATAA
- a CDS encoding aminotransferase class IV, translating into MMKEKQIIFLNGEFLDKNEAKISVFDRGFIFGDGIYEVVPIIKSNLVDREEFWERFLRSLKAIELEFPYEKSEFESILKELILKNSLKEGGVYIQVTRGVASREFAFVKGLKPTIMAFVFECKVLENEFKDKGIKIISVSDLRWKRRDIKSTSLLAQCYAKNLAYKAKADEAFMIENGKVNEGSSASAFIIKDKTLITKPLSNEILSGIRRKNILSFAKELGLKINERAFSMSEVYAADEVFISAATFLILPVIKADDKLINGGKIGEFVPKLRQKYIEKIMKEAES; encoded by the coding sequence ATGATGAAAGAAAAACAAATTATTTTTTTAAATGGTGAATTTTTGGACAAAAATGAGGCAAAGATTAGCGTTTTTGATAGAGGATTTATCTTTGGAGATGGAATTTATGAAGTTGTGCCTATCATCAAGTCAAATTTAGTCGATAGGGAGGAATTTTGGGAGAGATTTTTACGCAGTTTAAAAGCCATAGAGCTTGAATTTCCTTATGAAAAAAGTGAATTTGAAAGCATTTTAAAAGAATTGATTTTAAAAAATTCCCTTAAAGAGGGTGGAGTTTATATACAGGTTACAAGAGGTGTTGCGTCTAGAGAATTTGCTTTTGTTAAGGGATTAAAACCTACAATTATGGCTTTTGTTTTTGAATGTAAGGTTCTTGAAAACGAATTTAAAGATAAAGGGATAAAAATCATAAGTGTGAGTGATTTGCGTTGGAAAAGACGCGACATTAAATCCACCTCGCTTTTAGCACAATGTTATGCTAAAAATTTAGCCTATAAAGCTAAGGCGGATGAAGCTTTTATGATAGAAAATGGTAAGGTTAATGAGGGTTCAAGTGCGTCCGCTTTTATCATTAAAGATAAAACTCTTATCACTAAACCTCTTTCTAATGAAATTTTAAGTGGAATTCGTCGTAAAAATATCCTTTCTTTTGCTAAAGAGCTTGGCTTAAAGATTAATGAGAGAGCTTTTAGTATGAGTGAGGTTTATGCAGCTGATGAGGTCTTTATTTCAGCAGCGACATTTTTGATTTTACCTGTGATTAAGGCAGATGATAAACTTATAAATGGTGGAAAAATCGGAGAATTTGTGCCAAAATTGCGTCAAAAATATATAGAAAAAATTATGAAAGAGGCTGAAAGTTAA
- a CDS encoding glycosyl transferase family 90, which yields MRYKFIVSLEGNSFASNLIWAMFSNSLVLAPKMRCETWFMEGQLKPDEHFVLIDEQNLESKIEYYMTHLKEAQELIDNAHSYIEQFLDKRKEFHIGILVLAKYFYTSKQMDCPKEILNLIKG from the coding sequence ATGCGATATAAATTTATTGTTTCTTTGGAGGGAAATTCCTTTGCAAGTAATTTAATATGGGCTATGTTTTCAAATTCTTTGGTTTTAGCTCCTAAGATGAGGTGTGAAACTTGGTTTATGGAAGGACAGCTCAAACCGGATGAACATTTTGTTTTAATTGATGAGCAGAATTTGGAGTCAAAAATCGAATATTATATGACTCATCTCAAAGAAGCACAAGAGCTTATTGACAATGCTCATTCTTACATCGAGCAATTTTTGGATAAAAGAAAAGAATTTCATATAGGAATTTTAGTTTTGGCAAAATATTTCTACACTTCAAAACAAATGGATTGTCCTAAAGAAATTCTTAATTTGATTAAAGGATAA